From Candidatus Limnocylindria bacterium, a single genomic window includes:
- a CDS encoding MarR family transcriptional regulator, with product MSGRRAELIAEISQAMQEQQGQATILANAIADRLRLTPTELECLGMLASRGPLPAGELAKRTGLTSGAVTRLIDRLESRGIARRRADPEDRRHVLVEITATALKASAPFYEAIASEASDILDGYSEKELELILQFARRSYEFAIRHTERVEAMPQRLQLPPRRRVNFKGRILGQKIKIKI from the coding sequence GTGAGCGGACGCCGTGCGGAGCTCATCGCCGAGATCTCGCAGGCGATGCAGGAGCAGCAAGGCCAGGCGACGATCCTGGCCAACGCGATCGCCGATCGCCTCCGCCTCACGCCCACCGAGCTCGAGTGCCTCGGCATGCTGGCCTCGCGCGGGCCACTTCCCGCGGGGGAGCTGGCGAAGCGCACCGGTCTCACAAGTGGCGCGGTGACGCGCCTCATCGACCGGCTCGAGTCCCGCGGCATCGCGCGCAGGCGCGCGGACCCCGAGGACCGCAGGCACGTGCTCGTCGAGATCACCGCGACGGCGCTCAAGGCCTCAGCGCCGTTCTACGAGGCGATCGCCAGCGAGGCTTCAGACATACTCGACGGCTACAGCGAGAAGGAGCTCGAGCTCATTCTCCAGTTCGCCCGCCGGTCGTACGAGTTCGCGATCCGGCATACGGAGCGCGTCGAGGCGATGCCGCAGAGGCTGCAGCTCCCGCCGCGCCGACGCGTCAACTTCAAGGGCCGGATCCTGGGCCAGAAGATCAAGATCAAGATCTGA
- a CDS encoding DinB family protein, giving the protein MSTIIELLKAKRRQTGERLLKVVDDLSDLQLGWRPAPRAHSIGFTLWHAARADDNVQADLSERALEWVTGGYAKRWGHPERGVGTGWEDERSAALTLPPKAELLEYAGRVFHAVDAAVSALDEVRLGEVVPSRFMSEPSTRAEVLLVSLSHDNRHLGEMEYIKGLLGLTGTVTT; this is encoded by the coding sequence GTGAGCACGATCATTGAGCTCTTAAAGGCGAAACGCCGGCAGACCGGTGAGCGCCTACTCAAGGTCGTCGATGACCTCAGCGACTTGCAGCTCGGCTGGCGGCCCGCGCCACGCGCGCACAGCATCGGCTTCACGCTCTGGCACGCCGCGCGGGCAGACGACAACGTGCAGGCGGACCTCTCCGAGCGCGCGCTCGAGTGGGTGACTGGGGGCTACGCCAAGCGTTGGGGGCATCCCGAGCGAGGCGTCGGCACCGGCTGGGAAGATGAGCGGTCCGCTGCGCTCACCTTGCCACCAAAGGCCGAGCTGCTCGAGTACGCCGGACGCGTGTTCCACGCGGTCGACGCCGCCGTGTCCGCGCTCGACGAGGTGAGACTTGGAGAAGTCGTTCCGAGCCGCTTCATGAGCGAACCGAGCACACGCGCCGAGGTGCTGCTGGTCTCGCTCAGCCACGACAACCGGCATCTCGGCGAGATGGAGTACATCAAGGGTCTGCTTGGACTAACGGGGACAGTCACGACCTAG